GATATGATAAAAGCTTCTGTCAGCAGTATGGATATTATCAAAGACTTCTTTGTTCTGCAGCAAGCCATGAAAATCAAAATATAGAATGAGTACATCGTCAGGAGAATCTGTTTGCAGGGTCAAAGTCAAATGATTCTCACTTTCCTTCGACACAGCCTGTTCAAAAAGATGTAATAACTTTCGAACCACGTAAACAAGCTTGTCATCAAAATAAGACAAATCCTTGACGCTTCCCAATATTTCGTATTCAAGTGTAATATACTTTGATTTCCAATTGAACGTAACCAAATCATAGGCAAGATGGGGAACCTTCATGCTGGAAAGCTTTGATTCATGCTGCGCCTCTATGGCCATTTCTTCGATAATTTCAAATACTCGTTCATATTTTTGCAAGCTTAAATTTCCCTTTATCAGCTGCAATTTATTCATCCAATCGTGTCGGGAATGACCAAGCAAATGAAGAAGTTCCTTTGAAAGCACCGTTTGATCGGTGTGATTTTCTGCTTGATTTGTTAATTCTTTCATGATAGCACTCCCAATCATTTCTTCTCTTTTTAGGAGTTTTGTGAAGTTTCGTACTTTGAATTATAACAGAGAAGACCTGAGAATGAAAACGCGTTTTCTATACAGGAACATTGAATAAAACCGTGATTACGTCTTCTAAACCAACACTTTTCAGCTAAAATTCAAACGATTGATCCCAAAGAAATATTTTTTTGCCTTTACACATTAAAAAAACCCCGATCACATTTGATCGGAGTTTTTTCGATTATTGAGCCGCAGGGTAGACACTCACTTTTTTGCGGTCACGTCCGTAACGTTCGAAGCGAACAGTTCCGTCGATTTTAGCAAAAAGTGTGTCGTCTCCTCCGCGTCCGACGTTTTCACCAGGATAGATTTTTGTGCCGCGCTGGCGGAAAAGAATGGAGCCGCCGCTAACAAATTGTCCATCTGCACGTTTTGCGCCAAGACGCTTGGATTCAGAGTCACGTCCGTTTTTCGTTGAACCTACTCCTTTTTTAGATGCGAAAAATTGAAGATCTAATCTTAACATGAGATTCACCTCCTATATCGTATTTTGCTTGAGTTGCAAGTAGTCTTGATAGTCTCTTTCAATCGTTTCAAGAGATACAATCATTCCTTCAAGCAGCAGCTGTGCTTTTTGAAAGGCACTGTGATCATACTCAGCAGGAAATTCAAAATGCACGTAGCCTCCGTCATCTGACATTTCCAGAACCGGTTTAATATCCGCTACAGCTTCCACCGCATTAATCGCACCGATAACGATCGCCGAAGCTCCCGCACATACAAGATCCTGACCATGCTCAGCAAAATCAGCATGTCCCGATAATGAAAACGAAACAATTTCCCGTGAGTTGCCTGATCTGTTAATCGTTGCCTGAATCATATCAAAAACACGCCTTACGCGTTAATTTTTTCGATTACAACTTTAGTGTATGGCTGACGGTGACCTTGTTTTTTGTGTTGGTTTTTCTTCGGTTTGTATTTAAACACAACAAGTTTTTTCGCACGGCTTTGTTTTTCAACCTTTGCCGTTACAGTTGCGCCTTCAACGAGCGGGCTGCCAACTTTTACATTTTCTCCACCGACAAACAAAACGTTTTCGAAAGTAACGGTTTCTCCAGCTTCAGCAGGAAGTTTTTCGATATAAACCGCTTGGCCTTCTTCAACTTTGATTTGTTTTCCACCTGTTTGAATAATTGCGTACATCAGATGCACCTCCTATTTGACTAAGACTCGCCAGACAAAGGCGGCTTATTGCAAGCTCTTATTACCTCTTCTGAGCGGTTATAGCTTGGTGCTACAAGCATAACATAAAAAATATACCAAAGAGAGCCGTGATTGTCAATCTAATTTGCCTGATTGTTAATAGAGATACATCAATTCCTCCATAGACGTGTTCGTCCGTTTTTCTGCAAAGTAAGCATGGAGCAATTCATTCTCATCCAGCTCGCTTATTGTCCGTCCGTCTTTTTCTATATGAATCGGATGCTTGCAATCCCGCCGGAATTTTGAGAGCACGTCAAGGATTTTATCGTCAGCGCTCACCTTAATCGGAGTCAGCCTCCCCAGCTCTCTTTTTTTCCCGTAATATCGTTCTAATAAAAAGCGAATGTGTGTGAAATGCCTTTTCCGGTATTCATCATAAAGAGAGTATGTCAGAAAGACCAAAAGAATCCAAGCGCTCAGCTGCATAGGAGAAACGGCTGCAAACCAAAGAAGGAGAAGCAAACAAAACAGGGAAGAGGACAGCAAGCTGTACCGGTGAGCCGTTTGATAGGGAAAATACTTTGAAAACAAGATGAATGCTAATTTTCCCCCGTCCAAAGGCCATATTGGCAATAAATTAATGAGCAAAATGGAAAAATTATAAAATGTAAACATGTCATACTGGGATTGATTGATACCGGACATTAAGAAAAAGAGCCATGCGGCCAATTGCAGGAGGACGTGTTGAATCGGCCCTGCTGCTATAACCACAAGCTCCTCCTTTAAGGGACGGTTTCCGTGCTCTTCTGCTTCAAGTAATCCTCCAAACGGCAGCAGCAGGATTCTCTTCACTCGCCACGAAAAAAATAAGGCAGCGATGGAATGGCCGAGCTCATGAATAAAAACGATAAGAAATAAACACAAAAATTGCTGGATGTACCCAGTGACCAGGCAGATTCCCATCACGACCCACAGGCAAGGATGAATATGCAGTTTTGCCAATAACTCCGCCCCTTTATTCAAAGGAAATCACCTGTTTCGGATCGATATAATTTTCTCCTTGCTTTATTGCAAAAAAATAAACTCCTTTATTTTCTTCACTCATATGGATTTTTCCTATTTCGCTTCCTTTGTCAACAAACTGGTACAATGACACATTGATTTCTTCTAGTTCTCCATATGAGCTGTAAGAATTGTCGGCATGCTGTATGACGACAGTCAGCCCCGTCTTCGGATCTTTTGATATATCGATGATATAGCCTTCTTTTATACTTTTAATCTCCTGGGAAG
This window of the Bacillus gobiensis genome carries:
- a CDS encoding sporulation initiation phosphotransferase B is translated as MKELTNQAENHTDQTVLSKELLHLLGHSRHDWMNKLQLIKGNLSLQKYERVFEIIEEMAIEAQHESKLSSMKVPHLAYDLVTFNWKSKYITLEYEILGSVKDLSYFDDKLVYVVRKLLHLFEQAVSKESENHLTLTLQTDSPDDVLILYFDFHGLLQNKEVFDNIHTADRSFYHINRFKISDKECLAELYLQ
- the rpmA gene encoding 50S ribosomal protein L27; this translates as MLRLDLQFFASKKGVGSTKNGRDSESKRLGAKRADGQFVSGGSILFRQRGTKIYPGENVGRGGDDTLFAKIDGTVRFERYGRDRKKVSVYPAAQ
- a CDS encoding ribosomal-processing cysteine protease Prp, which codes for MIQATINRSGNSREIVSFSLSGHADFAEHGQDLVCAGASAIVIGAINAVEAVADIKPVLEMSDDGGYVHFEFPAEYDHSAFQKAQLLLEGMIVSLETIERDYQDYLQLKQNTI
- the rplU gene encoding 50S ribosomal protein L21, coding for MYAIIQTGGKQIKVEEGQAVYIEKLPAEAGETVTFENVLFVGGENVKVGSPLVEGATVTAKVEKQSRAKKLVVFKYKPKKNQHKKQGHRQPYTKVVIEKINA
- a CDS encoding M50 family metallopeptidase; protein product: MNKGAELLAKLHIHPCLWVVMGICLVTGYIQQFLCLFLIVFIHELGHSIAALFFSWRVKRILLLPFGGLLEAEEHGNRPLKEELVVIAAGPIQHVLLQLAAWLFFLMSGINQSQYDMFTFYNFSILLINLLPIWPLDGGKLAFILFSKYFPYQTAHRYSLLSSSLFCLLLLLWFAAVSPMQLSAWILLVFLTYSLYDEYRKRHFTHIRFLLERYYGKKRELGRLTPIKVSADDKILDVLSKFRRDCKHPIHIEKDGRTISELDENELLHAYFAEKRTNTSMEELMYLY